Below is a genomic region from Telmatobacter sp. DSM 110680.
ACCTGGTGCTGCGCAAGATCCGCAAGATGCAACGCGAAGGCACCTGGTAATTCTGTGAAACTTGTTTTTTGCGGGACCCCGCGCTTTGCCGTTCCTACATTGGGGGCATTGCTTGCAGCTGGCCACGAGATCGCGCTGGTGGTTTCGCAGCCGGATCGTCCCGTGGGACGCACGCAGCAGATGACGGCTCCCCCCGTAAAGGAAACAGCTCTGGCCGCAGGGCTGAAAATCACCCAGCCCGAGAAGATCAGGAATAATCCAGAGTTTCGCGCGCAACTGAAAGGCATTGCGCCGGACGCGATCGTGGTGGTGGCTTACGGGCGCATCATCCCTCCCTGGATGCTGGCGTTGCCGCGACTCGGCTGCATCAACCTGCATGCGTCCTTGCTGCCGAAGTATCGCGGAGCTGCGCCTATCCAGTGGGCGGTCGCGATGGGCGAAACGGTTACGGGCAACACCACCATGTTGCTCGAAGAAGGTCTGGACACGGGGCCAATTCTATTGCAGCGCGAAATCGCGATTGCTCCGGAGCAGACGGCGGCGGCCCTGTTTGAAGTGCTGGCGAAAGATGGAGCTCCGCTGGTCGTTGAGACTCTGCGCGGACTGCAGCAGGCAACTGTCGAGCCAAAGCGGCAGGATGAGGCGGGCGCAACACTGGCTCCGATTCTCACTCGTGAAGATGGACGGATGGATTTTGCGGCTCGAACCGCAATTGAGCTTTGGAATCGCTGGCGGGGATTTCAGCCGTGGCCCGGAGCCTATACAAGCCTCGATGGGAAAAAACTGATCGCCCATCAAATGCGGGTGGTTGGGAAGGCTTCCCCAAGCGAGCCGGGCACTGTTGAAGTGGCGGATCACCGTCTACTGATCGCGTGCGCGCACAACTCATGGATTGAGATCACCGAATTGCAGCTAGAAGGCAAGAAGCGCATGGCTGCGTCCGATTTTCTGCGCGGAGCCGGCTTACATTCGGGAATTCGACTTGGTTAGGGCCATGAGTGAAGTTTCGCCAGCGCGCCGCATTGCCTATGGAATCCTGAAAGCCATCGAAAATGGCAAAGGCCATTCTGACGATTTGCTGCGTGGGAAAAGCGTCACAGCCCTTTCCGAATCTGACCGGCATCTGACGACGGCGCTCGTGCTTGGCGTTCTGCGTTGGCAGATCGCTCTCGATCAGCGGCTCCGGCCTTTGCTCAAACATCCCAATGCGAAGGTCGACGCTGAAGTACTGATCGCTTTGCGTCTCGGCGCTTTTCAATTGCTGCATATGGATCGGATTCCAAGGCATGCAGCAATCGACGAAAGCGTTGAGATTACGAAGCATGCGGGACACAAATTCGCTTCTGGAATGGTGAACGCGGTACTTCGGAAACTCGCTGTCTCGAGAACGTCGCAGCGAGAAGAATCCGACGCCGATGATTGGCAGCAAGCCTTACCAGCGTGGATGGTAGAGCGATGGATAGCTCATTACGGAGGTGAGGCAACCCGCGAGATCTGCCGTCACAGTCAAAGGCAGCCAGATCTTACCCTGCGCGTCACAGCAAGCGATGCCGAGGCCGAACTTATTGCAAACGGCATTTCTCTTTCACCGGGACAGCTCCTGGATGTCGCGCGGGATGTGACCTCTGGCGATGTAATGGGGATGGCCGCATTGCGGGAAGGCCGAGTTCGATTTCAGGATGAGGGATCACAACTGGTAGCGGAGTTAGCACCGCGAGGTTCTAAGATCCTCGACTGTTGCGCCGCCCCCGGCGGTAAAACGCTGATTCTTGCTGAAAGAAATCCTGATGCGAAGATCGTGGCGTGTGAATCCAGTCCGCAGCGGATCGCGCATTTACGCGAGCGGCTTGCCGCGGTGGGCGATCGCGTAGAGTGCCGGCTCACCGACGCCGCCACACTTGAAGACACATCTGTCTACGACGTAGTCCTGGTCGACGTGCCGTGCAGCGGCACAGGAACACTGGGGCGTAATCCTGAAATCCGCCATCGGCTGGTGCCGGAGGATCTTCCGCGGCAGGCAGAACGACAGCGGGCTATTCTGAGTGCAGCCTTGCGTGCGGTCCGACCGGGTGGGCACATCGTGTATTCCACATGTTCTCTGGAAGTCGAGGAAAACGAACAGGTAGTTTATGCCGTACTGGCGCAGCGCCCGGGTGCGCGGGTGATTTCGCTCGAAACGCGGATTGAGGAATTGCGGATTGAAGGCATTCTCACTCCAACTGGGTCGACCGCGCTGCTTCAATGCATCTCGCCGCGAGGTGCTCTGCACCTTTTGCCGGGAGTTCTTCAAACGGACGGATTTTTCGTCACGCTGATCAAGAAGATGGCGTGAGCAGACTCAGGACGGCTCTAATTCTGAATCATTAAGAGATCATTCGGGCGGAAGCTTGAGTTGAGCATAATCGCGACCAAGAACAGCACACAACGCTTCAATCACCAGTTCGTGATCGTCGCGCATCGGCAAACCGGAGACCGTTACACTGCCGACGACACCTGCGCCCGTCACATTGAGCGGGAATGATCCGCCATGGGTTGCATAGTCAGCGAGCGGCAAGCCCTGGCTTTCGCAGATTGTCTGGCCCTTCTGCTTTTCGCGCAGGCCAACAGCGTAAGAACTGCGATAAAACCTTGCCACTACATTGCTTTTGCGCCGCACCCACTCAGCATTGTCGGGATTCGTCTCGTCCATGGCTGCGTAGAAAAGCGGCTGTCCGAATCTTCGCACGTCGATCACGATAGGGAGACCGCGCTCAGCAGCCATCGTACGCAGGCGCGAGCCCAGATCCCACGCTATCGCGGCATCGAGTCGCGGCAGCACCAGTTCCTTTTCCTGAAGTGCAATCCTTTCCAGGTCTTCACTTAGCCCCATTGGCGTGTCCTCGTCCATGCCATCATAAAGCTCCTCAGCTTTCCGTCGCTTCTTCCACTGGATTTCTTTGGGGTACGATCCCCAGACGTTCATAGATTGGCCGCATGTCTTTGCGGATTTCCGTAAGGCGCGAGGCAAACCAGATAGCGCCGGCGATGCAGGCAACCCCGCTGATGATCACAGTGCGAGGCGCACCGATGGCATGTGCGAGCGCACCCGCCAGCAGGCTGCCAAACGGCGCCATCCCGACGAAGGCCATTGTGTAGTAGCTCATCACTCGGCCACGCATCTTTTCATCGACGAGCGTTTGAATGATGGTGTTGCTGCCCGTCAGTCCCTGCATCATGCCGAAGCCGGTGACGAGCATCATCAGCATGGATAGCCACAGAAAATGAGACAGCCCGAAGCAGATTAGTCCGATGCCGAAGACCACCGCGGTGATCGGAATCATCTTGGTCAGCCCACGGACCGAGCGTCGCATCACCATCGATAGGGCTGAAATCAACGAGCCTACGCCGACGGCTCCCATCAAAAAGCCCAATGTATGCGCACCACCATGCAGAATCTGCCCGGCAAAAATCGGCATCAGCACCATGAACGGCCAGCCCATCAAGCTCAAAAGAGCAAATAACAGCAGAATGGAGCGGATCGGCACAGAGGCGGCTACGTATGTCCAACCCTCTTTGAGCTGGACGATCATCGAAGCGGTGACGCGCTCCATCTGATTCTGCGGGATCCTCATCATCAGGAGCGAAGCAATTACCGCGATGTAGCTGATGCCATCCACGAGAAAACACCAGCCTTCATTGGTCGCGGCAATCAGCAAGCCGGCAATCGAGGGTCCGATCAGCCTCGCGGTGTTTACCATCGACGAATTGATAGCGATGGCATTGGAAAGATCGGCTCGATCTTCGACCATTTTGACCATGAAAGATTGGCGGCCGGGCATATCGAATGCATTGATAACGCCCTGCATTGCACTTAAAGCGAGTACCTCGGTGATTGTGATGAGGTGCGACAGAGTCAGCCACGCCAGGAGAAGCGATTGCACCATCGCAAGAGCCTGAGTCCACACCAACACTTTGCGGCGGTCGATGCGATCGACGATCACCCCGGCAATCGGCGCGAGCAGAAAGGTAGGTATTTGACCGGCGAAACCAACTGTACCCAAAAGAAGAGCCGAATGCGTGAGCCGGTATACGAGCCACGAAGTCGCGATGCGCGTCATCCATGTACCGATCAGAGAAATGCTCTGGCCGCCAAAGAAGAGCCGAAAATTGCGATGACGCAGGGCTCTCCAAGCATGCGAATAGTCGCGCTGCGCGGTCACTGCAAGTGTTTCTTCCCGGGTAACGCCAGGATCCTCTGCCATGAGTATCTTTGGATGTTGATTGGTCTGCGTTGGATCTATTTCGCCGCAGTGAGTTTGATCAGGGTATTTAGATCGACGCGTGCACCTGCCATGGGCTGTTGCGCAATGACTGCTCCAGGAGCAATCGGAGATTTAGGCTGCTCTGCCGCCGTGCTGACCGATGGCACAAACACTTCGGCGTAGGCTGGAGTATCCACCTTAAGGCCAATTCGGTTCAGCATTTCCTGCGCGGTGATGATCGGAATACCCGTCAGATCCGGCATCACGTAACCGTCCGGCGGCGCATTGTCCGGTGCGGCAACAAGGATGTTTACGCTTGGCTGTGCAAGTCCCTGGGAGTGCGCGGGCGGGTCCTGCGCAAGAACTGTACCTTCTTCAGCGCCTGCGTAGGGCAGCTTCGCAGTGACGCCGACTTCAAGTCCGGCGCGGCGCAGGCGCAATGCAGCTACGCGGCCCTCTGTGCCTACTGTGTCAGGAACATCGACCTTCTGGGGACCAAGGCTTTCTGCCACGCGCAAGTGCCACTCGCGGCGCACCACGGTGCCCGGTGCAGGCGATTGCGTCAAAATGTGTCCGGCAGCAACGTCGGCGGAATAGTAGCGATTGTCGACATCGAGACTGAGGCCCATACCTGCCGCCTGACTGCGCGCCTCGGCTACGGTCATCCCCTTTAGCGCGGGAATCTTAACTTCCGCGCCATGGATTGCAAAATGCATCGTAGTGATCGCCGATAGCAGGGCAGCGGCGATCAGCAACATAACTACCGACGCCATACGGAAGAAGCGGAGGAGGAAGCTGCGTTTCATGGTTCCGGCTCTCCGTCAGGGTAGACAATTTCGTACTCGATGGAGGCGGCC
It encodes:
- the fmt gene encoding methionyl-tRNA formyltransferase, which translates into the protein MKLVFCGTPRFAVPTLGALLAAGHEIALVVSQPDRPVGRTQQMTAPPVKETALAAGLKITQPEKIRNNPEFRAQLKGIAPDAIVVVAYGRIIPPWMLALPRLGCINLHASLLPKYRGAAPIQWAVAMGETVTGNTTMLLEEGLDTGPILLQREIAIAPEQTAAALFEVLAKDGAPLVVETLRGLQQATVEPKRQDEAGATLAPILTREDGRMDFAARTAIELWNRWRGFQPWPGAYTSLDGKKLIAHQMRVVGKASPSEPGTVEVADHRLLIACAHNSWIEITELQLEGKKRMAASDFLRGAGLHSGIRLG
- a CDS encoding transcription antitermination factor NusB; the protein is MSEVSPARRIAYGILKAIENGKGHSDDLLRGKSVTALSESDRHLTTALVLGVLRWQIALDQRLRPLLKHPNAKVDAEVLIALRLGAFQLLHMDRIPRHAAIDESVEITKHAGHKFASGMVNAVLRKLAVSRTSQREESDADDWQQALPAWMVERWIAHYGGEATREICRHSQRQPDLTLRVTASDAEAELIANGISLSPGQLLDVARDVTSGDVMGMAALREGRVRFQDEGSQLVAELAPRGSKILDCCAAPGGKTLILAERNPDAKIVACESSPQRIAHLRERLAAVGDRVECRLTDAATLEDTSVYDVVLVDVPCSGTGTLGRNPEIRHRLVPEDLPRQAERQRAILSAALRAVRPGGHIVYSTCSLEVEENEQVVYAVLAQRPGARVISLETRIEELRIEGILTPTGSTALLQCISPRGALHLLPGVLQTDGFFVTLIKKMA
- a CDS encoding heme-degrading domain-containing protein; protein product: MDEDTPMGLSEDLERIALQEKELVLPRLDAAIAWDLGSRLRTMAAERGLPIVIDVRRFGQPLFYAAMDETNPDNAEWVRRKSNVVARFYRSSYAVGLREKQKGQTICESQGLPLADYATHGGSFPLNVTGAGVVGSVTVSGLPMRDDHELVIEALCAVLGRDYAQLKLPPE
- a CDS encoding MFS transporter, giving the protein MAEDPGVTREETLAVTAQRDYSHAWRALRHRNFRLFFGGQSISLIGTWMTRIATSWLVYRLTHSALLLGTVGFAGQIPTFLLAPIAGVIVDRIDRRKVLVWTQALAMVQSLLLAWLTLSHLITITEVLALSAMQGVINAFDMPGRQSFMVKMVEDRADLSNAIAINSSMVNTARLIGPSIAGLLIAATNEGWCFLVDGISYIAVIASLLMMRIPQNQMERVTASMIVQLKEGWTYVAASVPIRSILLLFALLSLMGWPFMVLMPIFAGQILHGGAHTLGFLMGAVGVGSLISALSMVMRRSVRGLTKMIPITAVVFGIGLICFGLSHFLWLSMLMMLVTGFGMMQGLTGSNTIIQTLVDEKMRGRVMSYYTMAFVGMAPFGSLLAGALAHAIGAPRTVIISGVACIAGAIWFASRLTEIRKDMRPIYERLGIVPQRNPVEEATES
- a CDS encoding PASTA domain-containing protein; the encoded protein is MKRSFLLRFFRMASVVMLLIAAALLSAITTMHFAIHGAEVKIPALKGMTVAEARSQAAGMGLSLDVDNRYYSADVAAGHILTQSPAPGTVVRREWHLRVAESLGPQKVDVPDTVGTEGRVAALRLRRAGLEVGVTAKLPYAGAEEGTVLAQDPPAHSQGLAQPSVNILVAAPDNAPPDGYVMPDLTGIPIITAQEMLNRIGLKVDTPAYAEVFVPSVSTAAEQPKSPIAPGAVIAQQPMAGARVDLNTLIKLTAAK